DNA from Drosophila suzukii chromosome 2R, CBGP_Dsuzu_IsoJpt1.0, whole genome shotgun sequence:
CCTCGCCAAAGGTCGAGCCCCCGACTTTGTCCCCCAAAAGTGAGCGGGGTGTGCCCAACACTGGCCCCCAGCACATGCAGATGCAGCTTGTGGAGCACGTGCACTTGGTTTTGCTTGGAGTTCGAGTTCCGTTCTAGTTCGATTGCGGGTTCCACTTCAGATTGCAGACCGGAGCACCAAATCGCACCAATCACCCATCAATCTTAATCACCTTGTACAGAACTTGCAGCTATGTACCTCCACCTCCACTGGATGGAAACGGCCAGCACTCGCTCACTTCTCTCACAGCAAACTCACAAATCGCAATTCGCATCCGCTTGAGTCCCGGCTTCGTGTGTTGTCCTCCAATAGTAGTTTGTAGCCAGGTAGAATGTCCTCGCTTTTCGCTTGCTCTTGTTCGTGTTGTTGGTCCAGTTTTGGCGGGGGGTCCTTTTAAGCGGGCTTATGTGTTGTACGTGTGAATCCCCTCGGAACTGTCCGCTCTACCGTCTCCTCTCTATCTCTTTCTATCTCTcttccctctctctctcttgctctGCTCCCATTGTGGAACGCAGTTCGACAGCAGTGAATGTGCCCACCCACCGTTGCACTGCAATAGTCGCGTAAGCAACTGACCCCAGGATGCGGCAACAGCCAGCGGAGATCCTTACTAACCCACCTTCCATTGCAGCACATCCACATGCTGGCCGAGGAGCACTCCACCTCCATCTCGGAGCGCTGCACCCGCAGCAGGATCAACTCGGCCATCTTTGTGTCCTCGGAGGGGCGCGGCTTCGACTCCATCGAGTTCCTGCGCCGCCACGGATCCCAGAGCGTCCTCTGCAGGAAGGCCAAGAGTGCCGAGAACATCACGGACAACGGGCGACGGGTGAGTTTGGATCTGCAAGAGGTCCTATTCATTAAtaagttataaaaaatgtttccaGAAAAGATATTCATTTCACTTTTTTAGTTCCTACCATTTCTTTCTTGAATGAAGAACATTCAGCTTAAAATAAGAACCTTTGTACTTACACGgattttaagaacgaatgttcttaaTTAAAGTAGAATGTACTCGGTTTTTGCTGTGTAGGAAATTAAAAGATACACCTCGCTGTAATAACTAAATTtaagtaataaataaaattgcaATCAGTAACACTGTCTTTAGGCTTTTAGGTCTTTTAAATGTCACCTAAACCATTTGTAGTTAGGATTAAGGTCTGATTTACTCAAGGCCGTATGAACGTGCTTAAATTTAGACTTCCTGACTGGATTTATTCTAAGAATTCACTGAAACCTTTAACGTATCTATGAACTTGTGTGTTTTTATTGAATATAATATAGTTCACAATAACCTTATTGCTCTTATTTGccaaaactttttaaaatacttcCAGTAAGTTAGTAGAATATATAGCAAATGCCAAAAAAGCCTAATTGAAAATGTCGTCCGATTAAAATTGTAACATGAATTAACTGTGGTGAACTGTAACATATTTATAGATCCAAGAGGGCGGGCCAAAGTCGCAAAGTACTCTTCAAAATTACTACTACGACATGCATTGCACagaattttttacaaaaaaaaaccattcCTTTCAATAGGAGAAATAAATAGTTTCTATGCAAATGTGAATATTTCTAGGGTCAAAAGGTCAAGGTTGTTTGGGAAATGGTCGAATAGACAATTTAACCTACATGATGGAGTAGTAGTGCTTTACTTTACATGCACACTTTTTTACCTTTAAGATAactaaacttaaaaataaataatctcTAAATAATCCCTTTAACAGAGGAGCCTACGTCCCTGGCGCACCGACGACGACTCCTGTAAGCAGCAGCACCTCTCGCAGGACAGCAACGACATCGAGCTTAAGGAGTGCGGCGGCGCTGGCGGAGAACTGCTCCGCCTGCCGGTCATCCACGATGGCAAGCAGTCGCCCTCGGCCGTGACCAGTCTGCTGGCGCGATCGGCGGCCATAACCACGGCCAATATGATTGTGGGCAGCATTTCGCTGGAGGCACCGCCACCCTACATGCAGGACGACGAGGGCGATACGTTGTCCACGGCGGCACTCATCCACAGCGATGGGGCTGCCGTGGTCCACGAATCCCAGGACTCGGCGGAGACGGTGGAGGAGCTGGTCCATGTGCCGCTCCTGGCCAGTGCCACGGCCACGGCCAGCGTGTCGGCCTCCTCCTCGCCCAGCATTGCCATCGAGGCCAAGCCGCGGGTCCTGGTGCACCAGCGATCCTCGACCGCCTCCTCATCGCCGCACAGCAGCCCCAAGAACCTGGGCGGCCTGGGTCTGAAGATCATCAAGCCCAAGATCAGTGCCGTGCCAATGGTTTCCGTCTCGGGTCCCTCGCCGCCCATCGAGAAACCACCTCTGGCCGAGTGCTTGTAACAAATGGCAGCCGAAACATTTATCTAAGCTCGCGCTCAAGGCAACTGGACCCTGGATCCTGGACAGCCCTTACAAATCCAACACTCCCAGACCAAACACCTAATCCAAATCCTTCTTTAATGTTCTACGATGAGATAGTTGAGATGGAGAAAGTATGCCAGCTGCTCAAATAAGTGTTTCGGTGAGAGGCTTTAGAAAGCAGAATGCGAAAACGAAAGTGCAAGAACAAGACGTATATAGTAATAGGATAGAAACAAAAAGATATTGTACCAGTGGTCATCACCAGGCAAGGAAAGCTTTGTATATTCAACAACGACTGAAGTATACACATATGTACATTATAAACGAAAACAATGGTAACCTGTAGAACTTTTAAGGTCGATTATGGTGTATGTGTGTATACATACCTATTAACTGATAAATCAGCTTTAACAACAAACAAGTAAACTATCAGGCTTTAATATAACGACGATGATGAATTTCTGGTTTAACCTAGTTTGTAGACTCACCTAGCTGTTGAAACAAGTAAATCAATTCTCTTTAATTGTTCTCCTATACATATagccaaaaaaaacaaaccacTTGGGCACCACAACTGTTATACACGCGATCTATATAGATTtactatacatatatatatttatacaccCAGTAAAATTACGTATGTGCGATTTAGAGCCCCGCGAGAATTCACAGGGTTCCAATCCTTTATCCTCAGAAAGTTTCGTTATATCAATGTTTCTAATCGCTCAGTAGCTCATTAGATATGTACCCTCAAAGACTCGCTTCGAAAAAACTAAGGAACTCTGTGGCTCATGCGGGGCCTCATTTCGTACTTTAGAGGTATTCGGACACATGCTATACACCTAGCTTTTAACTTTAAGATAATGAAATCACATAGTCCAAATGTTACTTGCTAACATATCAGATACTCTACTGTACCCACGACCAAAACGAAACGTTTGAAACTGTAATCTAGTCCATAATTAGCTGTAAGAATCCTATTACCAAACTATATAATAGATGTAGTTTTTGTCAAATAAGTGCTCTGAATGACATCGGAGTGTTTTTAAAACCAGATTCTTACATGTATTTCGTGTAGATGTTTCTGTAGCTCGAACCTTAACCTATACAAAGAATTGTATCTGATGTTAAGCTAATATATTGATGGATTTGTAAAAGTTTATATAGAAACGTTACTATAGGAATCTCCAGCTAGCACCAAAGCCCATTTGCTCCCGCTCACTGATTTAGGTAGTCTCTATACATTTTAGTTATGATACTCCAAATTTTATCTATCCACCTACGCGTTAGGCACTTGAAATCAATCCTATCCAGTTCGTTTGAATAATGAAATACAACAAATGTAAATACACATTGCACTTGTACCTACAGCAACTGGAATACTCTTCAGTGGAACACAAACGTTGTTATTAAGGAATTGTCAATTTATGGTCCAAAGCTACAATAAATAGAACACCATTTGGATGGGTCAGCAGTAAGCTTAACTAAGTTCTAGTTTACGTTCAATTCGCtaacacaaaacaaaagtaaaaCTGTGTGAATGTGTATTTTTGAAATCAAATAAACGAATTACATAAATGTAATCTTTTCATAACGATACTTTCGAGATTTTCTCGAAGATTACGCAATGATTTCCTTGGTCGTAGTAgcttttaattagttttacttcTGGCAGCTGGGACACCAGGTGCTCCAGTTCCTGCTCCTCGAAGACGTGGTAGTAGCGCAGATATGTGGTCTTCTGCTCATCCTTGGTCTTCCATGGCACCAGTACGTCCTGCTGCTGAAACTCTGTGCGATTGGTGTGCACAGGGAGTGGTGTATTATTGGGCAGCTGTTGCTCCAgttcctgctgctgcttctgaCGTTGTTGCTGCTCGGTGGTGCGTTCCTTATTTACAGCTTTATTTTGCCGGAGATAAGCGGATTTCTTATCATTCTTCCGCTGATCCTTGGCCCAGACATAAACCAAAGCGCGGCCTCCGGGTCGTAGAACTCGAGCCATTTCCTGCAGAGCGGCCAATCGACGCTCGGTAGTGGCCAGGTGGTGAATGACCGCTATACTGATGCAGCCATCGATGCTGGACGATCGCACAGGCACACTGAGGCAGTCGCAGCGAAAGACATTTTGTCCCTTCCGACGACCCACAGCGAGTAATCCCTGCGCTCGGTCGCAACCAATGGCTAGGAGCAGCGGATTGCAGCCCAGATACTTGCCATTGCCGCAGCCAATGTCCAGCACTAGGGATTGGGGATCAAAGGAATCCAGAAATTCAGCTACTTGTGGCCAGGGTGTGTGCCGTGTTTCGCTAAAGTGATCAGCAATCTTATCGTACACCGCGTGGACATTCTGCTGTTCCAAAGTGACGGCCTGAGCAGCCAGTGAGGCAGTTAGCTCCTGTGGCACTTTTGTTTGTCGAGTGTCGCAAAGCGTGGGGTACGAACAGTTGCAGGGACCTCTTCGCAGGCGTCGGAATGTCAAGGAAGTCCTATTGCCGCGACATTGTGTGGTCAAACCTCCTGAGCCACTGGGCACCACATCAATGTGCTTCGGTCTGATGCCATGTGTCCAATCATAGCGCGCTTCACCGGACATGATCAGCAGGGACCGCCGCGGCAATTTCACCTGAACGTGTTCCTCTCCTCGCCGGAAATCCATCACCACATCGGATTGCAGGGACAGCGAAAGAATAGGGTCCAAAAACGCGCTATGTGTGTCCACATGAGGAGGTATTCCATGACCGGGTTCGTACTCATTCACTGTCAGCTGGTCTGGAGTGCTCCAATCCCAAGTAGAAGCGGTTGATTCCAGGCGCGGCCACAGAATATCACAGGCTGATGGTATAGATTGCTCCAGAGGCTTCGAGGAATCCACATTATTGCTGCCATAAAGGAACTCAAAGCCAAAGTGCTTGACATTACGGTGCTTCAGAGTGCCCGAGCCCTCGGAGGTTCTGCCATCCTCAGCAATGGCCTTTAGCAGAGTGGATTCCTCTTCTTCATTGACAAAGTCTGAAATCACCAGGAGTCCACCGGGAAGAGGTCTGTCCCACTCACTTTTCCCTGCAAGTGCAGGCAGTTCCTTTACATAGCTCAAGTAGGCCACTGCTCCTTTTTGCCCTATGGTGGAGATGTTGTGCATGCCCAGATATATGCGCTCGGAGTCCTCCACGGTGGCACAGACTAGAAAGCAATATGATTTTCCCGGCAACATGAACACTTGCGTTACCTTTCCAGCGGTCGAGGCCGCCGCTTGGAGCAAACACTCTTCTGTAAGTCCATTGCTCAGTCCGACGTTAAGAATCGCCAGGTATGTGGTTGGGTCATCACTTGGGGACACCTCGCAGTCGCTTTTAATGATGGCCAGACATCTGCGCTGCTTTTTATCCGCCTTTTTGGCATTGTTTACCTTTTGCTGCTTCTCCTCAACGTGCATTTTGCGTCCAAACCAGTGTGTACACACCAAAGTAATTAAATTTGTAGAGTTTTGTCGAATTGGGGAATaccctttaaagtttaaaccAATGGGTTTGAGACTCGAAATTTTATTAagtgtataaaaaaaaaactaaattaaaaaactttaaacaGTAAACCTCAAAAATTGACACGAAAGAACCATACTTTTGTTAAGGATTTTTAGGGCAATCGctaatgcaaatgcaaatatttttattatattaaaattctAATATAATACCTACACTAGTTGAAAGTGAGAAACTTATAGTACAAATATGGGTGCGTGCACCCCTTGCAGTCTACCAGACCCGGTCAATCATACTGTTGTCCTGGGGCTTCTGGTTCATGGTGGTCAGTTGCTGGTGATAGTTGCGCATTTGGTTGCTGCGCCGTGGCTGCGCCAGATACTCGAACATACTCTGCAGGTGCTGAGACAGCATCTTGCTCAAGTCGCTGGGCATGGGATCTGTCCAGAAAAAGTCGTGGTTGAGGGCTGTATCCGCATCGATGCGTTTCTTAGGATCAAGCGTCAGCAGCTTGTCCAGCAGATCACAGCCGGTGGGGTCCTTGACATAAGGACGTAGACGCTCCTTAACGCGACGCTTCTGGTTCTTTGGCAGCTCAATGGTCTTGTACAGCTCCAACTCCTCCACACCGGGCCATACGTCCGGCGTAAAGGAGCCGCACAGCTGCGAGATGAAGGTCAGCTGCTGTTGCTCGGTGTTGCCCTGCATGATGGGCGAGCGGGTCCACATCTCGGCCATAATGCAGCCGGCTCCCCACATGTCCACGGGCGGACCGTAGTTGCGGTCGCCCAGCAGCAGCTCCGGCGGGCGGTACCACAAGGTAACCACACGATTGGTATATCGATTCTTACTCTCGTTCTTTGGAATGCTGAAGGCGCGGGCCAAACCGAAATCAGCCAGTTTTAGGATGCCATGTTTGGTAATCAGCACATTGGCTGCCTTCATATCACGATGCAGGATCTGGGAATGGGCATGGAAAAGGTCATATTACATATTTCCTTCAAATTATGATGACTCACCTTGTTGCTGTGGATGTAGTACAAACCATTAAGCAGCTGCTGCATAACCTTTTTAATCTCTCCCAGGCTGAACTTGACATTCATGTTTGACAGAAGGCCGGCCAAATCGTGCTCGCAGAAATCAAAGACCAAATAAAAGGTGGATCTGTAACCATTGGTTGCGGTGGCTTTGGTGCGGCAGATCTCGATCAGATTCACCACGTTCTCGTGCTTCAGCAGCTGCAGGATGCGGATCTCTCGCAGGGCCGTGATGGGGAACTGCGGGAGcatacataagatatacattTTGTCTACAGAACTTTGGATTTTCACGCACGCCCTCCTTTTCGTTGTCCATCAGCACCTTCTTCATGGCCACAAACTTCTTGTTGCCCTTCTTCTCGCGAGCCTTGAAGACCTCCCTGCAAACGGAGGAGGTGGGTTTAGGTACGCAAAGCTGGTTATGTCCACTTTGGGGACTTACCCGAAGGTGCCCTGGCCAATTTTGGCCACCTTCTCGTATTTGTTGCTCTCATCGCAGTAGGGAAAGTCGTAGTCCTCGATGTACTTCTGTTTCTCCATCAGGGACATCGTGCGCGAGGAGCTGGATCCCACGTTGGAGGGCGTCGATGTCGACGGCTGCTGGAGCATGTGGGACATGTGCGCCATGCTGGAATATGTCACTATAATTACAGATTTAACAATTCCAGTTCAGAAACGAGACGTCAAACGAAATGAAAGAGAATCAGCAACAATTGGTGTTGCTACAGCTGTTGGTATCGATAACAAATCGATAGATTAGGTCTACTGAACAGCTGTTTAATCGTGTTTTTACTTTTCGTTTGCTTGTACACACTGGCCAAGTGATATAACCTAGCGACAATTTGGCCAAAAAGTAAAACCCGATTTAATGAATAAACTATTGAATATAGCGCAGGCCGGGCAGCGCCATTTTGTCCGGGAATATGCCTTCAAGTCGGATCTGAAAATCAAATGGGTGCGCCCCGAGAAGATCCCGTGCTTTAAGCCGGAGAAGAGCGGCGACCTGGGCAAGCTGCCTCCTCTGAATGCCGATGAACTGCTGCCGGACTTCAGGGACTGCAAGGAGCTGGAGAAGTATGTGGCTTTATCAAATGTATAAAACGTATTTTACCAATATCAATTCATAATTTGTCCAGAGCCGACGAACTGGTTAAATCGCAGTTCAAGCTGAGCAACAATGCCAGTTACCTGACCACAAAGTTCTATCGCGATGAGATGGTAAAGGAGGTGCAAAGACATGCCCAGGATTTCGGGTCAATGGAGGCCAAGTGTATGTACCTATAAGAAGtaaaaatattgcaacatCAACCTAAAAGAATCCCCCTCTTAGTGGCCAAAATGACTGCTGTGATCCGCCGCTACCAGGAGCACATGGATGCTCATCCGCGCGATAAGATGATCAAGGTGCGTCTCAAGGAGCTTATCGACAAGCGCAAGAAGTTCCTCAAGTACCTGCGACGCTGGGACTATCCCCGTTTCGAGTGGATTCTTGAGAAGCTCGATCTGGTGTATAAGCCACCGCCCACACATTTCCACTGGATCACCCGCAAGGAGTCCCTGCAAAAGTTGACCGACACCTACTGCGAAAATTTAAAGGAAGAGCGCCTGGAGGCCTACCACAAGCAGTTGCAGGCCCAGCAAATACCCTTCCTGGAGGAGGCCATCAAGAAGATGCAGTTTGTGCGGCAGGAGCAGATATCCTGCGATGTGCCCGTTACCGTGACCGAAGAGCAGATCGCCGACTCCAAGAGGCAGCTGGCCCAACTCAAGGAGCTGCAACAGGCGGAGGCAGCCGCCAGCAGCCAGAAACAAAACGATGATGGCTTCAATTAGGCCCGATTCTTTAATGTTACGGTGTCTTACAATAAATGTAAATGCTGATGTTCTTAAATTATACGTTTTATTATACTTTTAGAGTAGACTGGACAGCGTACCACGTGTCATGATCATCTGAGCGCAGACTGGCAAATAAATAATCAGGCAAGAATGATTGCCTTTTAGAAATGTGTGAAAACAGATGCAATTAGAGAGAAGTTCTTAAAGGGTACGGTTCGCAGCTAACGTCTGCGGGGAGAGCCGTGTTTTCGCTTGCCGCCACTGCTGGAGCTACTCGAGCTGCTCGACGACGAGTCACTGGAGCTGGACGAACTAGACGACGACGAGGAGGACACGGAAGATGTAGAGTCGCGAGAAGTACGCTTGCGCTCCTTGTCGCCATTGCCCATGGCCCCTTTGCTCTTGGCATCCGTGGATGTGACCTCCTCGTCGCCCCAGAGATCGTACTTTGACAGATCCTCGTCGTCTCCATCGTCATCGTCCTCTTCGTCTTCCTCTTCCCTTCGCGGCTCATCTCGACTGGACCTCCTGGCCCGCTTGGAGTCTTCTCGGTGCTCGCCGTGCTTTCGCTTCTTGCGACGCCCAAACTCATCGTACTCGCTGTCCGAATCCTGGCGGTCCTTGTACTCCACCACGCCTCGATCGTTGTAACCACCTCCGAAACCTGCAAAGGAGATTGGTGTGTTTAAGGGGGTGTATTTAAGAGGATGTAGGTACTGCAGGACTGACCAGTACGCTCCTCCACGTCCGAGAACTTGGGAGCGTTGCACATGTTGCAGGTCTGGCGACGGGCCCAGTTCACATTGGCGCACTTACTGCACTGCCAATCCTCGGCGCTGAACAAGCCCCGCGACTTGTCGGCCGCCGCCTTGCCGATCTCCGTGCCCAGCTTCTTCTTGCTGGAGCTActgctactgctgctgctcccaTTGCCCCGATCTCGATCCCTATCCCTATCCCGCTCCGGCTTATCACTGCCATCGCGGTCGCGGTCGCATTTATTGCACTGCAATCGGCGGGCGAAGTTCAGATGGCGACAGCTGCAAAATCGTGCAAAAGGTGAGACTCGCAGGACTCCTCGCCCGGTTCGGCCATCCCTGCATCTTTACGGGCACTCACTCGTAATCTGGGCAAATCCAATCGCCAGGCGAAGCGACGCTTCCTCCGCCGCTGCTTCCTGCGCCGCCCGCTGCCACGCCCCCGTTCGAAGTGGACATGGCTGGGCGTTGGCTGAGACCTCTGCTAAAGGATAATGCTACAAGTAGTCCTCCACAGGCCTGAGGAGCACCATCTAACCGAAACTTTTTTTTACCAATATAATATTCTGTATACGGTACGAATTAGAGCTGCCAAAACATCGATTCCACTATCGATAGTCTGGCTTTGGCCGGCACCGTCGATTGACTATGCCGATAGAACAAAATTGGAAAGTTCTATGTGGGGTGTTCCTTTTTGTTCCTTAAAattgttaaacaaaaataatatttcattaTCGAATTAAATTAACTCCCCTTAAAAGCATTAagcagaaaataaaacattaaaataatgCTTTTAAAAGTACAACATATTCTTCCAAGTTAAATGATTATTCAAAACTAAGATTTTCAACCATACAAAAATACTTTGAACATTTCTCTAATTAATTAATAAGCTCCTTGAGTGCTCAGAAAATTCAgaaatttaaatcaaattcATAAACAAAATTGGGTGGAATAGAACACTGAAAATACTTTAAAATGTCCTAGTTTCTTTCAAAAAACAATTCAAGCTAATATAAGACAATATCAATAAAATTGTTCCACGaacttttgaaaaattaatgATCAAAGTTTGATTTGAATGTTAAGAGTAGTGTATTTCTTACATTCTGAGGTACAATGCATATTACACTGTTTAAATGTGTATTTAAAGAAATGTAGAAACCAGTACGTTTGattgcaaaatatttttaaatatttacataaacaattataaaaaatgttatgcATTTTGTACAATGAATGACTCTAAATATAAACTGTTACAAAAAAGGAACGTTCGAAAAATACATAACTACTGAAGAAGTCTCCAGGCAATTTACATTTTGTCCAACCACTTGGAACTTCACTTGCACTCGCACTTTACCCAATCAGTAAACCACAAGAACTTGTATACTTTTAGAGTTTTATTTCCTTAGTTTACAAACAAAAGCCGCTCCAAAAGTAAACACTGATTTTGTTTTGTCGTTTGTTGGATGGTTGGTAAAAAGTTTGACTAACGCATAACCAGCAGCTTTTGGGAATAGTCGGGAACAGCGACAGAGGTCCTCGCTTACTTCTTGCCAGTGCCGATCTTGGCCTTGGCAGTGCCGCGCACCTTCTTCATCCTGTTGCGGCGCTCCTTGCGCTGCTTGCGCGTCTGCTTCTTCTGCTCGAAGAGACCGTGGCGGGCCAGACGGTACTTGGGCTCGAACTTCTTGGCGAAGTCCAAGGTGTCGTAGATGAGGGCGAAGCCAGTGGAGCGACCGCCACCGAAGTTGGTGCGGAATCCGAAGGCGAAGACCACATCGGGGGTGACCTTGTACATGGCGGCCAGCTTCTCGCGGATCTCGGTCTTGTTCACCGACGACAGTCCAGGGTGCAGGACATCGCAGACCATCTGTTTCCTGGCGAGCAGGCGGTTGGTCATGAACTTGCGGGTGCGGATGGTGGCGGTTGTACCGGACATTTTGACGGAGCTGCAATAAGATGGTCGGGGATTAGATTGGGTCTTTCATTCACATAGAATTCTCGTCACTGCATATTGTTTTTGTCGCCACCGAGCGGATCAACATAACCTCACTGGCCATGGGTGCTCCAGGTCCCCACGTGTGACACGTTTCTGGGATTATTCGACTCCCCGGGGCGAAACCTTCAATCACAGAGCACCGGGCATCTTACTGCCGATCTTGGCCTGCATTTTGAAACAGTTTTGGGGGCTAATTACCTTTTAAAACACTTGAAAAGGTTTTAAACACGTCGTTTTGCGAACGCGATTCAGTAGAAAGGAAGATGGCCGTGCCTTAGAGATGGAACAAAAAGCGATGATTCGATGCTATCGATGTTTCCAGAAAATGGCAGCACCGATGTTTTTCATTCAAACAGCATTGCCATATTGTAGCGTagatttgaaattaaaaatttaaaatttaaaaaagaaaaacattcGATCGATTGCTTTGAAGAATTTTAACTCTAACTTCTTGTTTgcaaattatattattttactaaaaattataattgtaACTGGCTCCGATTACCTGAGCGGTGAATTTTCTAAAATTGTTAAGATTATAAGCTTTTAACATAACTATCGTTCGAAAGTGTTGATAAGCCATTTGAACGGACTAAAGCCATACCAACACTTGATTGGCGGCAACGTAACGCATTTTGCTTGGCGCcaaatttaaaagtttgttaCGTGTTTAGGGCTTTGAGTGGAACTGGCCTAACTTCGTGCCCCTTGATTTTTATTATGTCATAAAACGAAAACAATTTTTTGATTCGTatacaaaactaatttaagGAATATATTCTAGAACCATGCCAATTGAAGCATAAGTAATGAATTTCGATTCCAACCAGGTAAAAAAGGTTCAGACTTATCgactaattatattttaacaTACATATGTGCTTTAAGatggtaaattaaaaaaaaaacattgtgaTTTTCTCTCTGTGTCTGTGATTAATAAGAAATGAAAACACTTGGTAATTAAAGCATTAAGTCTTCAACGGGACAGTAGTTCTTTTGACTCGCAGAACAGctgaaattaaatttgatgAGTATTAGTTTTTTTCCCAATTTCCCAATTTTACTAACACCTAAAAAATGGTCCCatgaaatttgaaattttattAAACCATTTATAGGTTCTTGAATGACAAAAACAAGCTTTCTGCAGATTCAACATTTACTTTTTCATATGTTTGGGAATGCCGATTCATATTGCAATAAAATCTGCATTGTATGCACTTTATTCTCATACATAAAACTTATTTTACTTTGATCACCTtggaattgttttttttattccaAACATAAAAGCCACCATAGCTTAGGGCCGCCAGTAGGGTTACAACGAGAGTAGCGATTCCGGCATAGAACACAAAGAGGTCGAACAAGTGCAGTTGGCAGGAGGAGATCCCGACTCCACGGGTCTTTAAAGCCGCTCCTCCTTTGTGCCGGGCCACATAGTTCACCCAGAAGAGAGCGCTGGCCAGGGCGCCAAGAGGACGGTCCCTGAACTCTAGGGACACATCACGAATCGTCAACTGGAAGTGTGACTCCTTGAGCAGTCTATCCACTGCCCAGTTTAGGGAGTCGGTTGTCACATTCCCCTCCTGCAGCGGCAGGCCCACTCCCAATCGCACGGCCAGCTCCATGTTCCGCCTCTCGTGCTGGAAGAGAGGCAATCCCAAAATGGGCACATTCCGCACAATGCCCTCCTGCAGGTTCAGAAGATCACCATTAGTCAGGAAGACCTTGACCCTTGGATGCGCCAGGATATCGATTTGCGGCACTGCATGTTGGATCAT
Protein-coding regions in this window:
- the LOC108009547 gene encoding tRNA (carboxymethyluridine(34)-5-O)-methyltransferase ALKBH8, whose protein sequence is MHVEEKQQKVNNAKKADKKQRRCLAIIKSDCEVSPSDDPTTYLAILNVGLSNGLTEECLLQAAASTAGKVTQVFMLPGKSYCFLVCATVEDSERIYLGMHNISTIGQKGAVAYLSYVKELPALAGKSEWDRPLPGGLLVISDFVNEEEESTLLKAIAEDGRTSEGSGTLKHRNVKHFGFEFLYGSNNVDSSKPLEQSIPSACDILWPRLESTASTWDWSTPDQLTVNEYEPGHGIPPHVDTHSAFLDPILSLSLQSDVVMDFRRGEEHVQVKLPRRSLLIMSGEARYDWTHGIRPKHIDVVPSGSGGLTTQCRGNRTSLTFRRLRRGPCNCSYPTLCDTRQTKVPQELTASLAAQAVTLEQQNVHAVYDKIADHFSETRHTPWPQVAEFLDSFDPQSLVLDIGCGNGKYLGCNPLLLAIGCDRAQGLLAVGRRKGQNVFRCDCLSVPVRSSSIDGCISIAVIHHLATTERRLAALQEMARVLRPGGRALVYVWAKDQRKNDKKSAYLRQNKAVNKERTTEQQQRQKQQQELEQQLPNNTPLPVHTNRTEFQQQDVLVPWKTKDEQKTTYLRYYHVFEEQELEHLVSQLPEVKLIKSYYDQGNHCVIFEKISKVSL
- the Cdk9 gene encoding cyclin-dependent kinase 9 isoform X1, translated to MAHMSHMLQQPSTSTPSNVGSSSSRTMSLMEKQKYIEDYDFPYCDESNKYEKVAKIGQGTFGEVFKAREKKGNKKFVAMKKVLMDNEKEGFPITALREIRILQLLKHENVVNLIEICRTKATATNGYRSTFYLVFDFCEHDLAGLLSNMNVKFSLGEIKKVMQQLLNGLYYIHSNKILHRDMKAANVLITKHGILKLADFGLARAFSIPKNESKNRYTNRVVTLWYRPPELLLGDRNYGPPVDMWGAGCIMAEMWTRSPIMQGNTEQQQLTFISQLCGSFTPDVWPGVEELELYKTIELPKNQKRRVKERLRPYVKDPTGCDLLDKLLTLDPKKRIDADTALNHDFFWTDPMPSDLSKMLSQHLQSMFEYLAQPRRSNQMRNYHQQLTTMNQKPQDNSMIDRVW
- the Cdk9 gene encoding cyclin-dependent kinase 9 isoform X2 is translated as MKKVLMDNEKEGFPITALREIRILQLLKHENVVNLIEICRTKATATNGYRSTFYLVFDFCEHDLAGLLSNMNVKFSLGEIKKVMQQLLNGLYYIHSNKILHRDMKAANVLITKHGILKLADFGLARAFSIPKNESKNRYTNRVVTLWYRPPELLLGDRNYGPPVDMWGAGCIMAEMWTRSPIMQGNTEQQQLTFISQLCGSFTPDVWPGVEELELYKTIELPKNQKRRVKERLRPYVKDPTGCDLLDKLLTLDPKKRIDADTALNHDFFWTDPMPSDLSKMLSQHLQSMFEYLAQPRRSNQMRNYHQQLTTMNQKPQDNSMIDRVW
- the bonsai gene encoding small ribosomal subunit protein uS15m, producing the protein MNKLLNIAQAGQRHFVREYAFKSDLKIKWVRPEKIPCFKPEKSGDLGKLPPLNADELLPDFRDCKELEKADELVKSQFKLSNNASYLTTKFYRDEMVKEVQRHAQDFGSMEAKLAKMTAVIRRYQEHMDAHPRDKMIKVRLKELIDKRKKFLKYLRRWDYPRFEWILEKLDLVYKPPPTHFHWITRKESLQKLTDTYCENLKEERLEAYHKQLQAQQIPFLEEAIKKMQFVRQEQISCDVPVTVTEEQIADSKRQLAQLKELQQAEAAASSQKQNDDGFN
- the LOC108010058 gene encoding zinc finger Ran-binding domain-containing protein 2; the encoded protein is MSTSNGGVAAGGAGSSGGGSVASPGDWICPDYDCRHLNFARRLQCNKCDRDRDGSDKPERDRDRDRDRGNGSSSSSSSSSKKKLGTEIGKAAADKSRGLFSAEDWQCSKCANVNWARRQTCNMCNAPKFSDVEERTGFGGGYNDRGVVEYKDRQDSDSEYDEFGRRKKRKHGEHREDSKRARRSSRDEPRREEEDEEDDDDGDDEDLSKYDLWGDEEVTSTDAKSKGAMGNGDKERKRTSRDSTSSVSSSSSSSSSSSSDSSSSSSSSSSSGGKRKHGSPRRR
- the RpS24 gene encoding small ribosomal subunit protein eS24, giving the protein MSGTTATIRTRKFMTNRLLARKQMVCDVLHPGLSSVNKTEIREKLAAMYKVTPDVVFAFGFRTNFGGGRSTGFALIYDTLDFAKKFEPKYRLARHGLFEQKKQTRKQRKERRNRMKKVRGTAKAKIGTGKK